The following proteins are co-located in the Microcystis wesenbergii NRERC-220 genome:
- a CDS encoding DALR anticodon-binding domain-containing protein, with protein sequence MNFICNHPSIEHCLKQQLINIFPENNHKLTLYRCSKTDSILYRSPLFYYFTPAQCQTIFNHLIALFPQIQLKEGWLELLLDQQFLSFWLLKLNDLIDKFFSDQLPLHPEGEFFFLFQYTHARYSSLFQLLNREKIRLTEPELLSWHHPAEIALILQILTVCDCWEGQKLYPLTANFCEAMLNFERNCRIIGESSPIQRSRLILISVSQKLLNRLLRQKWQLLPLTEL encoded by the coding sequence TCACCCCTCGATCGAGCATTGCTTAAAACAACAATTAATTAATATTTTTCCAGAAAACAACCATAAATTAACTTTATATCGTTGCTCAAAAACTGATAGTATTCTCTATCGTTCACCTCTGTTTTATTATTTTACGCCCGCTCAATGTCAAACCATATTTAACCATTTAATCGCCCTTTTTCCGCAAATTCAGCTTAAAGAAGGATGGCTAGAATTATTATTAGATCAACAATTTTTGTCCTTTTGGTTACTGAAACTAAACGATTTAATCGATAAGTTTTTCTCTGATCAGCTTCCTCTCCATCCCGAAGGAGAATTTTTCTTTTTATTTCAATATACCCACGCTCGCTATTCTAGTTTGTTCCAACTGCTCAATAGGGAAAAAATTAGATTAACCGAGCCAGAACTATTATCCTGGCATCATCCCGCCGAAATAGCCTTAATCCTGCAAATTTTAACCGTTTGTGATTGTTGGGAAGGCCAGAAACTCTATCCCTTAACCGCAAATTTTTGCGAAGCGATGCTCAATTTTGAGCGTAACTGTCGCATTATCGGAGAATCGTCCCCAATTCAGCGATCGAGATTAATCCTGATTAGCGTCAGTCAAAAACTACTTAACCGTCTTCTCCGTCAAAAATGGCAACTGCTACCGTTGACGGAACTATAA
- a CDS encoding glycosyltransferase family 4 protein — translation MKFLFLHANFPAQFRHLSTVLAQEPRNQVIFGTTRQEGEIAGVKKFIYKESRAVSPQTHHYVRPLESAVLQGQAVYAVCQQLKNQGFYPDIVYAHSGWGPGLFIKDIFPKTKFLAYFEWFYHAHGSDADFDPEDPLNADAEARIRIKNAPILIDLVSCDRGLSPTIWQKQQFPPEFHSKLTVLHDGIDTDYFCPRPDVQLVIPEIGLDLSGVKEIVTYATRGMEPYRGFPQFMTAVSLILARRPNCHVVIVGEDRVAYGKTLPDGKTYKQLMLESLSLDLSRVHFTGSLPYGQYKQVLQASAAHIYLTRPFVLSWSMLEAMAMGCVVIGSDTPPVRELITDGENGLLVDFFSPQQIADRVDEVLDYPQGWQNLRLNARETIKQRYDLKQCLQYHLDWLLS, via the coding sequence ATGAAATTTTTATTCCTTCATGCCAATTTTCCCGCCCAATTTCGCCATTTAAGCACGGTTTTAGCTCAAGAACCCCGAAATCAAGTTATTTTCGGCACTACCAGGCAAGAGGGAGAGATAGCGGGGGTAAAAAAATTTATTTACAAGGAAAGTCGCGCTGTTTCTCCCCAAACCCATCATTATGTCCGTCCCCTTGAAAGTGCGGTTTTACAAGGTCAAGCGGTTTATGCTGTTTGCCAACAACTGAAAAATCAAGGATTTTATCCCGATATTGTCTATGCACATTCTGGCTGGGGGCCGGGTCTATTTATCAAGGATATTTTCCCGAAAACTAAGTTTTTAGCCTATTTTGAATGGTTTTATCATGCCCATGGTTCCGATGCTGATTTTGATCCAGAGGATCCCCTTAATGCTGATGCCGAGGCCCGGATTAGAATTAAAAATGCGCCAATCCTGATCGATCTGGTCAGTTGCGATCGAGGTTTATCGCCGACTATCTGGCAAAAACAACAATTTCCCCCCGAATTTCACTCGAAACTGACGGTTTTACACGATGGCATCGATACGGACTATTTCTGTCCCCGTCCCGATGTGCAGTTAGTGATTCCAGAGATAGGTTTAGATTTATCCGGTGTTAAGGAGATTGTCACCTATGCAACCCGGGGAATGGAACCCTATCGCGGTTTTCCCCAATTTATGACGGCTGTTTCCCTAATTTTAGCCCGTCGGCCTAACTGTCATGTGGTGATTGTCGGGGAGGATCGGGTTGCTTATGGGAAAACTCTACCGGACGGCAAAACCTATAAACAATTGATGTTAGAAAGCCTTTCTTTGGATTTATCCCGGGTGCATTTTACCGGTTCTCTGCCCTACGGTCAATATAAACAGGTTTTACAGGCATCGGCCGCCCATATCTATCTTACTCGTCCTTTTGTGCTGTCCTGGTCAATGTTAGAGGCTATGGCCATGGGTTGCGTCGTGATTGGTTCCGATACTCCCCCCGTGCGAGAATTAATTACTGATGGGGAAAATGGTTTATTAGTGGATTTCTTTTCTCCCCAACAAATAGCCGATCGCGTGGATGAAGTGTTAGATTATCCCCAGGGTTGGCAAAATCTGCGTTTAAATGCCAGGGAAACTATCAAGCAACGCTACGACCTCAAGCAATGTTTACAGTATCATCTAGACTGGTTATTGAGTTGA
- a CDS encoding Uma2 family endonuclease, producing MITTFIEREAEPILINDLTWREFKAVEQLIERPGLRLSFLDGVLEIRKMPGKKHETIKERIGALLEIYLEFLGLDFTPTGSVTLENEFEKVKREGDKSYELGANRKHPDLVIEVVVSSGGINKLEAYKRLQIPEVWFWMNDELLFYSLGNEGYKAVSKSQLLPSLDVGLLMRCINTENHAQALREFRAGIKIIEST from the coding sequence ATGATAACTACATTCATTGAACGGGAAGCAGAACCAATTTTAATTAATGACTTAACCTGGAGAGAATTTAAAGCTGTTGAACAGCTAATCGAGCGCCCAGGGTTAAGGTTATCTTTTTTAGATGGAGTTTTGGAGATTAGAAAAATGCCAGGGAAAAAACACGAAACTATCAAAGAACGTATTGGTGCTTTACTAGAAATTTATTTAGAATTTTTGGGATTAGATTTTACTCCTACTGGTTCTGTCACCTTAGAAAATGAATTTGAAAAGGTTAAAAGAGAAGGTGATAAATCCTATGAATTGGGAGCCAATAGAAAACATCCTGATTTAGTGATTGAGGTGGTTGTTAGTAGTGGAGGAATTAATAAACTGGAAGCATACAAACGGTTACAAATTCCCGAAGTTTGGTTTTGGATGAATGATGAGTTATTGTTTTATAGTTTAGGAAATGAGGGATATAAAGCTGTTAGTAAATCGCAACTTTTACCGAGTTTAGATGTAGGTTTATTGATGCGTTGTATTAATACAGAAAATCATGCTCAAGCCCTGCGGGAATTTAGAGCAGGGATAAAAATTATTGAATCAACATAA